The genomic stretch TGCTGTCGGTGGTCGACACCCGCGAGATCGAGCCGCCGCTGTCGCGGTTCGGTGGCAAGGACCGTTCAGACAGAGAACAGCTGTTCGAGGACGAGGCCAAGCGGGCAGTCGATAGCGTCGCCGGGCTCGCACGGACACACCTCTCAGGTCGAGTCACCGGAACAGTCGAGCGAGGCGTGCCGTTCCAGGCGATCAACGAGTACGTCGAGGCACACGACATCGACGTGGTCGCGATGGGGACCCACGGACGGACCGGCCTCCAGCGACTCCTGCTGGGCAGCGTCGCCGAGAAGGTCCTTCGGACTGCGAGTGTCCCGGTCGTTGCAGTCCCGTCGACCGCCGACGAGATCGAGCCCGGCGAGGGAAGCTACGAGAACATCTTGCTGCCGACGGACAACAGCGATGGCGCGTCGGTCGCGATCGACTGGGGGATGACGCTGGCGACGCTGTACGGTGCGATGGTATACACCATCTACTCGGTCGATACGAGCCTGTTGTCCGGGTCCGAGAGAGCGAGCGAGATCCACGGAGCGCTGGAACGGGTCGGCCGAGACGCGCTCGATGCGGTCCGACGGCGTGCTCGGGCGGCCGACATCAGTGTCGCGGGCAACATTGGGAGCGGACCGGCCGCGCGCGTGATCCTCGCCGAGAGCGGCGACCACGACATCGATCTGATCGTGATGGGGACCCACGGCCGTTCCGGTATCGACCGGTACCTCATCGGCAGCGTGACCGAGACAGTCGTTCGCAACGCCGACGTGCCGGTCTGCTGTGTCCCGATGACGGAGCTGTGAGTCCACCGCCGAGAACTATTTAGCGTTCCGACGGCTACGAGCGGTCACGATGATGGCGACGACCCACGCGCTCTGGGGGATGGCGGTCGCGTTGCCGGTCCTGGCGAGCGAGCCGACACTCGCGCCGGTAGCCTTCGGAGCGGGACTCGCGGGTGGTCTGCTCCCCGACCTCGATCTCTACGCCGGCCACCGGAAGACGCTGCACTATCCGGTGTATGCGCCGCTGGCCGCTGTCCCGGCGGTCACACTCGCGATCGCCACGCCCTCGACGGTGACGGTCGGGATCGCCGTGGGCCTCACCGCGATGGCGCTCCACGCCGTCACCGACGCTGCGGGCGGTGGCCTCGAACTCCGACCGTGGCTCGCCGACTCTGATCGGGCCGTCTACAGCCACTATCACGGCCGCTGGATCCGTCCCCGGCGGTGGGTCCGCTACGACGGTGCTCCCGAGGATCTCGCCGTCGCCGGCATCGCGACCGTGTCACTCGCCGCCGTCGCCGGCAGTGCCGTCACCGCGGTCGCCGTCGCGTTGCTGGCTGTCTCGGCCGTGTACGTCCTGGTGCGCAAGTCGCTGGCGACGCTGGCCGAGCACCTCGTCGGCCTGCTCCCGACACCCGTCCTGTCCTACGTCCCCGAGCGCTACCGCGAGAGTCAGTAGTCTCTGCGGTCGGGAGCGATGCCACCGATTTATCTGACTGCTGGGCGAACATCGCGGTGATGTACGACCGAATCCTCCTCCCGACGGACATGAGCCCCGGTGTCGACCGGGCGATCGAGCACGCGATCGACGCCGCCGAGCGATACGACGCCGCCCTCCACGTGCTGTACGTCGTCGACGCCGACGCCTACAGCTCCTACCCCGGCGACGAGTACGTCCACGAGTTCGAAGGACTGGAACACGCGCTCGAAGAAGCCGGCCGCGACGCGGTCGAAGCGATCACCGCCAGGGCGGCCGACGCGGGGATCGACACGGTGAGCGAGATCCGCCACGGTGTCCCACACGAGGAGATCCTCGCGTACGGCGACGAAGCCGACATCGACCTGACTGTCGTCGGGTCGAAAAACCGGGCCGGAGAGTACCGTCGGCTGCTCGGCAGCGTCGCAGAGCGGGTTGCTCGACTGTCGGAACGGCCCGTAACGGTCGTGAAGACGCCGGTCGAATCGTCCTGATACTGCCGGCTGTAACTGTGTCAAGAGGGTCGCGACCACGGGGTCGCAACAGTCTGTACAGACGTACGGCCGGCAGTATGAGCACGTCGACGACCGCGCGGCGGTGGCACGCGACACCGCTATGTGTGTCGACCGAGCAGTACGATCACGATGCCACCGGACGAACGAGAGATCGAGCGGACCATCAGATACGGGTTAGTAGCGGTCTTCGTCCTGGGGCTCCGTCGTCGCGACCCTGGGACGGTGGTAAACGCCGCCGTCGGCGTGATCGGCACCTACCTGACCGAGTTCGTCGAGCGAACGTGTGGCGTGAAACTGCAACCGTGGCACCACCTGTACGTCGATACCGCGATGATCACCCACGCCGTGGGAATGCTGGGGCCCTACGACGACATCCAGTGGTGGGACCACGTCACCCACATCCACTCGGCGACGATTCTCGGCGGGGCCGTCTTCGCGATCTGTCGGCGGACGGGCCGCGATCCCGGTCCGAGAGTCGTCGCCGCCGTCGCCTGTGGCGGCCTGCTGTGGGAGCTCGTCGAGTACGCCATCCACGTCGGAGCCGATCAAATCGGCGTCGAGCCGGTCCTCGTGAACTACGGCAAGCGCGATACGCTGCTCGATCTGCTGTTCGACCTCGTCGGCGCAGTGCTCGTCCTCGCGCTCGGTGATCGCGTCCTCGGAGATCTGGCGACGGCAGATACCTGACGAGCCAGCAGAGGGTGAGCGGAAGTGGCGATCCGGCGAGAGAGAGTGGCCAGACGTGACTGTCGAGTGACGTTTAGTCGGCGGGTTTCCCGAAAGCGACACCGGACGGCGCGTATTGGAGAATCTATCACATCGAATGACAGTATCGGGACCTCTTACAGCATCAGTGGCAGTCATCGAGCCATACAAGACAGAACTCGTGCAAAGACGAACGACATCCTGCACTGGGGAAGCGAACGAGCGACCGTCGAGCATCGCTCGACGAACAGTGATCGATACCGGACGACAGTACGCTAGTCCAACGATGCTGGATCGCAGTGGGAAAAGAACGAACATCGGACCCGACGGGATAGCGGAGCGGCGTCCCCCGCTGCTCGTCACCGGCCGACGGCCTGCTTTACACGCTTAGTTCTGTAAAGCTTGGTGGCAACTAGCTGCTAGCACGGGCGAGCGAGGACACTGGTCAGAGTGTGATCCCGTCGAGAGCGTCCTACAATGGTCGACTCGACGACGGTAGCTAACTGGATGGGATTTGTATATGACGAATATCGTGTTACCATACAGACTTTTGTTCTCTTTTAGATAATATTGGTCGTGTTTTACTGTACAGTATTTACCAACACAGACCGTACGCGGAGTTCGTCGAGACGTAGCGGCGGTAGCGTGACCGCTCTCCCGCATACAGGCAGTTTCGAGCGATATTGGACGATCGTATGGCATAAGTGGATGTTCTCCGTGGGACGACTTCGGCTTCGCCGTGCGTCGACGCGCGTGGACGGTCGACCGTACCGTCGGACAGCAGCGTTCCAGTTGGTGCGGCAAGGCCCTGGACTACCCGGTGTCGGACTACGTGTACGTGATGTTGAGTTCGATGACGTTGGCGACGCTCTTGAGCTTCGCAGGGAGTTCCGAACGGAAGCGATCTCCCTGGAGTCGGCTCGTCGGTCCGGAGACGCTGATCGCGCCCTCGACGACGTCGTCGTTGTTCACGATCGGGACGGCGACACACCGCAGGCCCTTGACGCGGGCTTCGTCGTCGAAGGCGACGCCCTCGGTTCGAACGCGTTTCAGGCGCTCGAACAGTTCGTCGCGTTCGGTGATCGTGTTCTCGGTCATCCCCGGGAGGCCGTGTTGCTCGATGATCTCGTCGACGCGTTCCTCGGGGAGGTGTGCGAGGATCGCGTTACCCAGCGCCGTGCTGTGGAGGTTGACCCGCTGGCCGACGTAGGAGTCGGTCTTGACGGCGTCGGCTCCGTGATCCCGGTGGATGTAGATCCCCTTGCCGTTCTCCTCGACGAGGAGGTTCGCCATCTCGCCGGTCTCCTCGGCCAGGTCGGTCACTTCGTCACGGGCGATGTCGTATATCTGCTCTCTGTGTCGGGCCTTGCCCCCGAGCGCGAGGTGTTTGAGACTGAGCCGGTACGTGCTGCCGTCCTTGACGACGTAGCCGTCCCCTTCGAGCGTGCTCAGGTAGTTGTGGATGCTGCTCTTCGACAGCGAGAAGGCGTCGGTCAGCTCCATCAGACTCGCCTCGTTGCGGCGGCGCAACTCTTCGAGGATCTGGAAGGCCGTTTGCACTGACTGTATCTCGCCGGAGTTGTTCCGTTGGGGCATCGGTGTCGTCTTTCCCGTGTGTGATAATAAAGCTACTCCACCAATACTGAACGGCGGTCGCCGATGTCCGAACGGGCGGTGGTCCGTGTCCCACGAAAAATCGGCTGCTAGGGGCTGGACACCGGCGGTCGAGGCTTCCAAAGAGGCTAAATGAGTGGGGCCTAATCGACCAGATATGCGTCAGATGCCAGCGATTGGACTCGGTACGTGGCAAAACACCGACCCGGACACCTGTCGAGAGAGCGTCCGTCTCGCACTCGAAGCGGGCTACCGCCACGTCGACACCGCACAGTACTACGACAACGAACGGCTCGTCGGAGAGGGCATCGCCGAGGCCGACGTGCCCCGAGAGGAAGTGTTCGTCGCGACGAAAGTCCACGCCGAGAAGTTCGGACTCGCCCACGAGGAAGTGATCGAGGGACTGGAAGCCAGCCTCGACCGCCTCGGACTCGACTCGCTTGACCTGCTGTACGTCCACTGGCCGGTGGGCAACTACGATCCCGCGGAGACGATGCCGGCGTTCGACGAACTCCGAGAGCGGGGCCTGATCGACCACGTCGGCCTGAGCAACTTCTCGGCCGAACTCCTCGACGAGGCGCTTGCTGAGCTCTCCGCCCCGCTGTTTGCCCACCAGGTCGAGATGCATCCGCTGCTCCAGCAGGACGAACTGCTGGCTCACGCACGCGAACACGACTACAACCTCGTGGCCTACTCGCCGCTGGCACGCGGGAACGTCTTCGAGCTGCCCGAACTCCAGTCGATCGCGGAGAAACACGGCGTCAGTGAGGCACAGGTCAGTCTCGCCTGGCTCCAGTCCAAAGGCGTGGTGACGCCGATCCCGAAGGCGTCGAGCGAAGAACACATCCGCGACAACCTCGCGTCGCGCGAACTCGAACTCGACGAGGAGGACGTCGAGGCGATCGAGGCGATCGACCGGACCGAGCGGTTCGTCGAGCGCGACGGCGCGCCGTGGCTCTGAAACCGGCGATCGTCCAGTAATTCGCGACCGCGATCGAGAAGCAGTGACGGCCGACAGTGTCACCAGGACGTGATCGTCACGTCACGCAGCGGTCGGTCGAGGGGAACGTCGACGACGCCGCCGGTGTAGTGTGAGACGTAGAAGCCGACGATCATCTCCAGGGATCGCACGGCCTCCTCGCCGGGCGAGTAGTTCTCCGATTCACCCGCGAGGAGGTCCTGGACGTGGGCGGCGGCGTTGGCGAAGGAGTTCTTGTAGTCGTCGTCCCAGGTCCACTCGCCGTCGATGCTGTCCAGTGGCGTCTCGACGTGTTCGCCGTCTTCGAGCCGCCAGTAGCGCCACTCGCCGTCGTCGTTGTTGAGATAGAGTTTCCCCTCGGTGCCGACGAAGTTCAGCGTCATCGAAGAGATATCGCGGGGAATCGTACAGTCGACCGTCACGAAGGTCCCGTCCTCCATGACCACGTAGCCGCCGCCACCGGCGTCGTCGACCGTCTCGTCGACGTCGAGCGAGTCGACGGCCTCGTTTTCGCCGGTGATGTAGCCGTTGACCTCCCGTGGCACCGTATCGAGCAGGAAGACGAGCGTGTCGAGGACGTGTGTCGAGTTGCGCATCAGCTCCATGCGGTACTGGGTGCTGACCGACCGCACGTCGCCCAGAATGTTCTCGTGCTGGATGAGATAGCGGAGCCGCTGGAGCTTCTCGGTGAACCGAAACGAGTGGTTGACGACCAGTTCCGTCCCCGTCTCCGCGCAGGTGTCGACCATCTCCTGTGCCCGGGACACGTCCGAGGCGATCGGCTTCTCACACCAGATCACGTCCGGATCGGCGGGCGACTGTGCGGCGTCGATCGCGTGGCCGTCGTGGAGATACGACGGCGTACAGATCGAGACCACGTCGAGGTCTTCGCTCGCGAGCATCGTCTCGTGGTCCAGATAGCGGCCACTGTCGGGGATGTCCCACGCGTCGCCGAACGTGTCGAGCTTGTCCTCGTCTACGTCCGCGACGGCGACGAGTTCGATCTCCGACGTGCTGGCGTAGCCGCCAGCGTGACTGGCGTCGATCTTTTCGTTTCCGATGGCGTCCTCGTCGTGCATCCCGAGGATGCCCATGCCGGCGATACCGCCCGTTCCGATGATCGCTGCGTTGTAGCTCATAGTGGTCTGTGGTTCTGCGTCGTCGAGTCAAGCCGGATGGCTGGAGCCACTGCTCGACTGACCCATGCGAAGCTCTTTCGACACCGCTATTTATAAATCCTTGAGTTTCCGCACCGAACGAGAGCATGCTGTCGGCCACATCGGCGGTCGGAGGGCCGGCCGCGCGTCGAGGGCAGAGCCACAACATACATTGTCCACAGCGCGGTTGGGGTGGTATGGGAAATCCAGTCACGGAGAACCCACTGGAGACGCGGTCGGACGTACAGCGAGCGGTGCGACAGCTCGTCGCACCCCTGGAAGCACACCACAGTCCGGGCGGGGCACTCGTTCGCGTCGGCGCGGCCGGCGCGTCGTTCCCGAACCACGAAGCGGGGATCGAGGGGTACGCTCGCTCGCTGTGGGGCCTCGCCACACTCGCGGCCGGCGGCGGCGAGTTCGACGGGTGGGAACGGTATCGGGCGGGACTGGTCAACGGAACGGACCCGGATCACCCTGAGTACTGGGGCACGATCGCCGACGGGCGACAGAAGGTCGTCGAGGGCTCCTGTCTGGGAATGGCGCTCGGGCTCGTCCCCGAGCGGCTCTGGGAGCCACTCGACGAGGCGGAACGCGAGCGAGTACAGACCTGGCTGACGGCGGCCAACGGCGAGTGGATCCCGGACAACAACTGGCGCTTTTTCCGGGTGCTGGCCAACGTCGGGCTGTCGTCGGTCGGTGCCTCGTTCGACCGCCAGCAGGTCGCGACCGACCTGGACCGTCTGGAAACGTTCGCGCTGGAGAACGGCTGGTACGCCGACGGTCCGGACGCCCCGGTCGACTACTACTGTGCGTGGACGATGCACGTCGAGGGGCTCCTCTACGCCTGGCTGGCCGAGGACGATGCCGAGCGAGCGGCCCGGTTCAGGCGGCGGGCGGTCGAGTTCGCAAGCGAGTACCGCCACCTGTTCGAGCCCAGCGGGCGCGCGGTCCCCTACGGCCGGAGTCTCACCTACCGGTTCGCCCAGGCCGCGTTCTGGGGCGCGCTCGCGCTCGTCGGTCGAGACGCCGACCTCCCGTGGGGCGAGATCAGGGGGCTGTGGCTCCGGAATCTCCGGTGGTGGTTCGACCAGCCGATCTTCGCCGCCGACGGGACGCTGACCGTCGGCTACCGCTACCCCTCACAGAAGATGACCGAGCGGTACAACTCCCCGTCCTCGCCGTACTGGGCGTTTCGGGCGTTCCTGCCCCTGATCGCCGACGCGGACCACCCCTTCTGGACGGCCGAGGAACGGCCGCTGCCCGAACTCGACCGCCAGCGGCCGATCGAGGCGGCGGACCTGCTCGTCCGGCGCGGGCCGGACCACGTCGTCGCGTTCACCGGCGACACCGCCACGCCCCGCTACCGGAACAAGTACGACAAGTTCGCCTACTCCAGTCACTTCGGGTTCGGCGTCGACGACGGGATCGCCGGACTCGACGCCTGTGGAATCGACAGCACGCTCGTGGTCAGTACGGACGGCGAGCACTTCCGCGGACGGACGGCGGACCTCGACGGCAGCGTCGACGACGGCGTCGCGGCGTCGACGTGGGACCCCTTCGACGACGTGACAGTCAGGACGAAGGTGCTCCCGGTCGGACCGTGGCACGTCCGCATCCACCAGCTCGAAGCCGCGCGAGCGATCGAGACCGCGGAGGGCGGCTTCGCGCTGCCGACGACCGAGGAACGGTACGCCGACGACGTACGAGAGACGACCGAGGGACAGATGGCGGCGGTGTCGTTCGAGGACTTCAGCGGTCTCCGGGCCGTCGGCGGCGGGAACCGCTGTGAGCCAGCGGTGACCACACCGGTCCCGAACACGAACGTCCAGCATCCCCGTACCGCGGTCCCGGTCCTCTCTCGCTCCTTCGAGCCCGGCAGTTACCGGTTCGCGTCGGCCGTCCTCGGCGTGCCGGGGACAGCCAGCCCGACGGCCTGGACCGAACCGCCGACCGTCGAGTGGACCTGGTCGGGGGTCACCGTCGGCGACGGCGAGGGAGAGACGGTACAGACAGTCAGTCTCGAACAGAAGTAGCAGCGACCGTCAGTCCGCCAGCGAGGCGCTGAACGCGCCGTCGTCGAACTCGATCGGCGTCGCTTCCTCGACGACCCGGAGGTCCTCGCGCTGGCGTGCGTCCTCGATCAGGGCCTCGGAGGCGAAGAAGCGAGCGAGGTGCATGGTGTCACGCGCCCGGACCACGCGAACGGTCTCGGGATCGACGACGCCGATGGTCGAGAGCGCCGCGACGAGACCGGCCCTGTCGCTCTCGACGACCGGCGGCAGACGGACGCCGCGGACGGTGCTGGCGGTGAGCGCGTTGATCAGGGTCGTCTCGGCGTCCAGCTCGGCGACCACGTCCTCGTGGATCAGGTCCGCCGAGCCGACGCCCATCGCGTTGCCGTGGGTCGCCGCCGTCAGCCCGCGGGTGTAGATGCGCTTGATCGTCGGCTCGTCGGGTGCCGGCTCGTTGATCGCGAAGGCCCGACGGCCGATGACGTTCGTGTCGAGCCCCTGGCCGCTGATGTCCTTGCCCTGTCTGTCGAACACGACCACGTCGAGCTCCGAGAAGGGCAGCGTCGGCATGACATCGTAGGCCCGTTCGAGCAGTTCCCGCTCGCGGTCGAGGAAGCCACCCGGTGGGACGCCCTCGATCAGCGTCGTCTCGTCGTGCTGATCTTCCAGCAGGGCGATCCCGCCCACGACCGGCAACGCGTCGAGCAGCTGCCCGGCGATCTCCGGGATCATGTTCCGGAACGACCAGTCGACGGCCCACTCGTGGGCGATCTTCGCGCCCCGTTGCTTGCCCATCCCGATGACGAGCATCTTCGAGAGCCCGCTCTCGACGGCCCCGTCGAAGTCGGTGTGGGGCTTGACGCGGTTGATCGGGACGATGGCGTCGGCCCCGGCGGCGTGGGCGTCGGCGACGACCGGCACGTCCCGCTCGGGCGTTCGGCCCACCTCGACCACGTCCATGCTGGACCGGATCTCACAGCCGATCGACGACTCCGTGACGCCCAGTTCCGCGAGCATCTCGGCCTGTCCCTCGCCGGTCGCGCCGCCGTGGCTCCCCATCGCCGGGAAGACGAACGGATCGTACCCCCTGTCTTCGAGCGTCGAGACGGCCGCTGCGACGATCTCGGAGACGTTGTCGATTCCCCGGCTGCCGACGCCCAGCGCGATCTCGCCGCCCGCGGGCACGTCGTCGAGTTCGAGAGCATCGACGGCGCTCTCGACGTGGGCGTCGATGGCCGCGGCCGGGATCGGATCGGTCTCCCAGACCTGTTCGACGACACCGAGTTTCGGGAGGTCGAGATCGCCACACGCGTCGACGATCGTCGCCTCCGGAACCGAGAGTTCGCTGGCGCTTTGGTTTCGCTCCATGCGCCCACTGTGTGGCGAGAGCGTCATAAACGTGGCTGATACCGCCGGTCGGCGGGTGTCGACGGATCTCAAGATTTAAGGGTCGAACTGCCGCCTATCGAACTGATGCGCTTCGTTCGATACACCGACGGAACGACCCCAGCGTGGGGTCTGGAACGCGAACAGACGATTCACGCACTGTCCGATCTCCCGTGGGGAGAGCCGTCACTGAACGACCTCGCGAACCCCAGCTACCGATCACACGTCGCAGCCCGCATCGAGAACGGGGCGTCGACGCAGATCGATCCCACCGCTGTGTCGCTGCTCGCACCGGTGCCACAGCCGGGCAAGATCGTCTGCTGTGGCCTCAACTACCACGATCACGCCCAGGAGCAAGACGAGACGGTGCCGGACAGCCCGATGCTGTTCGGGAAGGCCCCGACCGCCGTCACCAACCCGGCAGATCCGATCGTCCACCCCGATCCCGAGGGGCCGCCCCAGGTCGACTACGAGGTCGAACTGGCCGTCGTCGTCGGCGACACGATCTCCTCGGTCGACGAGGCCGACGCCTACGACCACATCGCCGGCTACACCGTGCTCAACGACGTGAGCGAGCGAACGGCCCAGAACGAAGACGGGCAGTTCTTCCGGGGCAAGAGCTACGACACGTTCGCCCCGATGGGGCCGCGACTGGTCACCGGCGACGACATCGATCCGAACGCCCTCGACGTGGAGTTGCGCGTCGACGGCGAGACGAAGCAGTCCTCGAACACCGAGCAGTTCATCTTCGACGTGGGCGAGCTCGTCGCCTACATCAGCGATGCCATGACGCTGCGGCCCGGCGACGTGATCTCGACGGGGACGCCCGGCGGCGTCGGCATCTTCCGCGATCCGGTCGAGGTGCTGGAACCGGGCCAGACGGTCGAGGCAGAGATCGAAGGTATCGGAACGCTTCGGAATCCGGTCGTCGGCCGATAGGGGCGACGAGCGCGGCCGGCGGAGTCGGTCGTACTGTCGGCCGTCCATCTGTCCGCGATTTCGATATCCCGACAGCGAATCCCGTTACGAAGTGACAGCCGACGGTATCAGGCGCGATCGGGAACCACGAGGACCACGATGTCGTTGACGTTCGTTCCCGTGGGGCCGGTCCGAATCGTCGCGTCCGTCTCGCTCAGGAACCGGCCCGCGTCGTTGGCGGCGAGCGCCTCTCGGGCGGCCGCCCGATCCGTGACCGTCTCGCCGTCGACGAGCGCGCCAGCGACCGCCGAACTCCCGTCCTCGCCGTCGCTGTCGACGGCGGCGACGATCGTCTCGCCGGTCAGTTCGATCCCGGCCGACAGCGCGAGTTCCTGGTTGGGACCGCCGGTCCCGCCCTCGCCGGTGATCGAGACGGTACACTCCCCGCCGGCCAGCACGACTGCCGGCGGTTCGATCGGGTCGCCGGTGGCGGCGATCTCCTCGGCGACGGCCAGCAAGGTCGTGCCGGCCTCGCGGGCCTCGCCACGCAGGCGCGAAGTCACCACGAGCGGCGTGTACCCCGCCTCGCGTGCGACATCGCGGGCCGCGTCGAGCGCCAGCGCGTTGTCCCCGACCAGGTGCGTCCGGACGCGCTCGGCCGACAGCGCAGCGGTGGTCGGCGTTTCCGACCGCCGACCCGCGTCCCCGGCCGCGAGGTGCGAGGCGACGGCGTCCGGCGGCGTAACGTCGTACCATTCGAGCACGGCCAGGGCGTCGCCGTAGGTCGTCTCGTCCGGGACCGTCGGCCCACTGCCGATGGCCGACAGGTCGTTGCCGACGACATCCGAGAGAACGAGCGTTGCGACCGTGGCCGGCGCGGCCGCCCGTGCGAGGCGGCCCCCCTTGACCTCCGAGAGGTGTTTGCGGACCGCGTTGATTTCGTGGATGGGCGCGCCGCTGTCGAGCAGCAGCGCCGTCGTCTCGCGGAGTTCCGTCAGCGAGAGGTCGCCGGCCGGAGCCGTCAGGAGTGCGCTCGTCCCGCCGGTGACGACCGGGAGCACGAGCGTCTCGGCGTCGGCGGCCGCCACCAGTTCCAGCAGGTCGGTCGTGGCCCGGACGTTGCGCTCGGACGGAAGCGGATGGTCGCCGGTGACACACCGGACGCGGTCGCCGTCGGTCGGGTGTTTGGTCACGACCAGTCCGTCGGTAACGTGGTCGCCGAGGATCGATTCCAGCGCGGCGACGACGCCGCTGGCGGCTTTCCCGCCGCCGACGACGAACACGTCGCGGTACGCGGTGAGGTCGTACTCGGTGTCGGCGATCGACAGCGTTTCATCCGTGACAGAGACGGCCGACCGGATCGCCGCTTCGGGTGCCGCGGCGGCGATCGCGCGTTCGAGACAGTCGAGTGCGAGAGCGTGGTCCGGACTGCGCTCCAGTGTCGCTCGGTTCTCGATCATGGCTCACCGTGCGTGCTCCGACCCAAAAGAGTGTGTGTTCGAGAGCGGGCAAAGTGGCAGTGGATTTAATACCATCCGATTAATTCGCCAACAGTATGCAGATCGAACACCCCTACACCGGCGACGGGCGTTGGCTGCGAGGGAACCTCCACACGCACACGACGGAGACCGACGGCGCGGACACCGTCGAGGAAGTACTCGACGCCTACGAGTCGATCGGACACGACTTCCTCGCAATCTCTGACCACGACCTGCTTGTCGATCCCGACCGGTATCGGGCGGACACGTCGCTGACGCTGTTGCCGGCCGTCGAAGTGACGGCGAACGGCACCCACGTGGTACACGTCG from Halomicrobium mukohataei DSM 12286 encodes the following:
- a CDS encoding universal stress protein, with protein sequence MSPAIDSILVPTDGSEGATVGAQRGIDLAATADADVHVLSVVDTREIEPPLSRFGGKDRSDREQLFEDEAKRAVDSVAGLARTHLSGRVTGTVERGVPFQAINEYVEAHDIDVVAMGTHGRTGLQRLLLGSVAEKVLRTASVPVVAVPSTADEIEPGEGSYENILLPTDNSDGASVAIDWGMTLATLYGAMVYTIYSVDTSLLSGSERASEIHGALERVGRDALDAVRRRARAADISVAGNIGSGPAARVILAESGDHDIDLIVMGTHGRSGIDRYLIGSVTETVVRNADVPVCCVPMTEL
- a CDS encoding metal-dependent hydrolase, which codes for MMATTHALWGMAVALPVLASEPTLAPVAFGAGLAGGLLPDLDLYAGHRKTLHYPVYAPLAAVPAVTLAIATPSTVTVGIAVGLTAMALHAVTDAAGGGLELRPWLADSDRAVYSHYHGRWIRPRRWVRYDGAPEDLAVAGIATVSLAAVAGSAVTAVAVALLAVSAVYVLVRKSLATLAEHLVGLLPTPVLSYVPERYRESQ
- a CDS encoding universal stress protein, whose product is MYDRILLPTDMSPGVDRAIEHAIDAAERYDAALHVLYVVDADAYSSYPGDEYVHEFEGLEHALEEAGRDAVEAITARAADAGIDTVSEIRHGVPHEEILAYGDEADIDLTVVGSKNRAGEYRRLLGSVAERVARLSERPVTVVKTPVESS
- a CDS encoding IclR family transcriptional regulator; the protein is MPQRNNSGEIQSVQTAFQILEELRRRNEASLMELTDAFSLSKSSIHNYLSTLEGDGYVVKDGSTYRLSLKHLALGGKARHREQIYDIARDEVTDLAEETGEMANLLVEENGKGIYIHRDHGADAVKTDSYVGQRVNLHSTALGNAILAHLPEERVDEIIEQHGLPGMTENTITERDELFERLKRVRTEGVAFDDEARVKGLRCVAVPIVNNDDVVEGAISVSGPTSRLQGDRFRSELPAKLKSVANVIELNITYT
- a CDS encoding aldo/keto reductase, with the protein product MRQMPAIGLGTWQNTDPDTCRESVRLALEAGYRHVDTAQYYDNERLVGEGIAEADVPREEVFVATKVHAEKFGLAHEEVIEGLEASLDRLGLDSLDLLYVHWPVGNYDPAETMPAFDELRERGLIDHVGLSNFSAELLDEALAELSAPLFAHQVEMHPLLQQDELLAHAREHDYNLVAYSPLARGNVFELPELQSIAEKHGVSEAQVSLAWLQSKGVVTPIPKASSEEHIRDNLASRELELDEEDVEAIEAIDRTERFVERDGAPWL
- a CDS encoding Gfo/Idh/MocA family protein, which encodes MSYNAAIIGTGGIAGMGILGMHDEDAIGNEKIDASHAGGYASTSEIELVAVADVDEDKLDTFGDAWDIPDSGRYLDHETMLASEDLDVVSICTPSYLHDGHAIDAAQSPADPDVIWCEKPIASDVSRAQEMVDTCAETGTELVVNHSFRFTEKLQRLRYLIQHENILGDVRSVSTQYRMELMRNSTHVLDTLVFLLDTVPREVNGYITGENEAVDSLDVDETVDDAGGGGYVVMEDGTFVTVDCTIPRDISSMTLNFVGTEGKLYLNNDDGEWRYWRLEDGEHVETPLDSIDGEWTWDDDYKNSFANAAAHVQDLLAGESENYSPGEEAVRSLEMIVGFYVSHYTGGVVDVPLDRPLRDVTITSW
- a CDS encoding DUF2264 domain-containing protein is translated as MGNPVTENPLETRSDVQRAVRQLVAPLEAHHSPGGALVRVGAAGASFPNHEAGIEGYARSLWGLATLAAGGGEFDGWERYRAGLVNGTDPDHPEYWGTIADGRQKVVEGSCLGMALGLVPERLWEPLDEAERERVQTWLTAANGEWIPDNNWRFFRVLANVGLSSVGASFDRQQVATDLDRLETFALENGWYADGPDAPVDYYCAWTMHVEGLLYAWLAEDDAERAARFRRRAVEFASEYRHLFEPSGRAVPYGRSLTYRFAQAAFWGALALVGRDADLPWGEIRGLWLRNLRWWFDQPIFAADGTLTVGYRYPSQKMTERYNSPSSPYWAFRAFLPLIADADHPFWTAEERPLPELDRQRPIEAADLLVRRGPDHVVAFTGDTATPRYRNKYDKFAYSSHFGFGVDDGIAGLDACGIDSTLVVSTDGEHFRGRTADLDGSVDDGVAASTWDPFDDVTVRTKVLPVGPWHVRIHQLEAARAIETAEGGFALPTTEERYADDVRETTEGQMAAVSFEDFSGLRAVGGGNRCEPAVTTPVPNTNVQHPRTAVPVLSRSFEPGSYRFASAVLGVPGTASPTAWTEPPTVEWTWSGVTVGDGEGETVQTVSLEQK
- a CDS encoding nickel pincer cofactor-dependent isomerase, group 22 is translated as MERNQSASELSVPEATIVDACGDLDLPKLGVVEQVWETDPIPAAAIDAHVESAVDALELDDVPAGGEIALGVGSRGIDNVSEIVAAAVSTLEDRGYDPFVFPAMGSHGGATGEGQAEMLAELGVTESSIGCEIRSSMDVVEVGRTPERDVPVVADAHAAGADAIVPINRVKPHTDFDGAVESGLSKMLVIGMGKQRGAKIAHEWAVDWSFRNMIPEIAGQLLDALPVVGGIALLEDQHDETTLIEGVPPGGFLDRERELLERAYDVMPTLPFSELDVVVFDRQGKDISGQGLDTNVIGRRAFAINEPAPDEPTIKRIYTRGLTAATHGNAMGVGSADLIHEDVVAELDAETTLINALTASTVRGVRLPPVVESDRAGLVAALSTIGVVDPETVRVVRARDTMHLARFFASEALIEDARQREDLRVVEEATPIEFDDGAFSASLAD
- a CDS encoding fumarylacetoacetate hydrolase family protein, with the translated sequence MRFVRYTDGTTPAWGLEREQTIHALSDLPWGEPSLNDLANPSYRSHVAARIENGASTQIDPTAVSLLAPVPQPGKIVCCGLNYHDHAQEQDETVPDSPMLFGKAPTAVTNPADPIVHPDPEGPPQVDYEVELAVVVGDTISSVDEADAYDHIAGYTVLNDVSERTAQNEDGQFFRGKSYDTFAPMGPRLVTGDDIDPNALDVELRVDGETKQSSNTEQFIFDVGELVAYISDAMTLRPGDVISTGTPGGVGIFRDPVEVLEPGQTVEAEIEGIGTLRNPVVGR